A region of the Flavobacteriaceae bacterium MAR_2010_188 genome:
ATATACATCGGTAAAGCTCCTGCTATTGCCATACTATTGTTTATCGCTGTATTGTTGGTGGGCCGAAACTACATCGCCCATAAAAAATCAGCCAGAGGTACCAAAGAGGTCGATAGTCTTAAAAAAGCAGAAAGTAGTTCCCTCCAAGGGGTTATACATGAAAGCGCCGATAATATTGCCAACGTTGTTAAACGGGGAAATAAGATTTATACCAATGCAATTAATGGCCTTGCTAAACAAGATTTAGATTTGCTTAAAAAGAATAAGAAGCAAGTGACCAAACTATCGGACGAGGTTGATGAACTTAGGGACAATGTTTTTTACTTTATTAAAAACTTAGATGATTCTAGTGTTGGTGCCAGTAATTTTTACATCACAGTATTAGGTTATCTTCAGGATATTACCCAATCTTTAGAACATATTTCTAAAGTCAGTCACAAACATGTGCATAATAATCACAAGAAATTAAAATTTAGCCAGATTAAGGAGTTGAAAGAAATCGATGAGATGCTAGAAAGTATTTTATCCGAGGCAAAAGATGCATTTAAAGCTGAAGCATTTGGCAATATCGGAGTTCTGCTAGGTCGTAAAAAAGAGATTTTTGATTTATTGTCAGATAAAATTCAAAAGCAGGTTAATAGAACAAGAACTGAAGAATCTAGTCCGAAAAATACGACCCTATATTTTGGTTTGTTGCTAGAAACAAAGGATTTGGTTTCTGCCATTATGGATTTGCTTGAAGAATATCATGGCGCACATGATAGTCGCGTTAAACCGGCTAGAATATTTAATCCAGATAATACAGAAAAATCATAAACCATTAACCCATTTAATTTGAAAAGCTGCAAGGAATCCTTGCAGCTTTTTTTATTTACTACTCAGGTTAGCAATAACATATCGATACGATTAAAAATTTCGACCTATCCCAAATAAAAAACACCCCGCTTCTTTTAATAAAAGCAACGGAGTGTTTCTACTCATAACACTTAAACTATCCTACTGTTTATGAACCACACATTAGGCAATCATCACCTTCTGCAGCTTTAGCCTGTGCAATAAGAGCTTTCATTTCTTCTTCTGTCATTGGTTCTACTTCAGCAGTTTCTTTTGCAAACTTGATTGCAGTTTTTTCAGCAACGTTTTGTTGTTGTGCAATAATGGAATCAACTTGTACTACTTCAGGAACGCTTTCTACGCTCTTCTTATTGTCTAACGTAAATTTAATCGCATCTACAGCACTCTTAGTACGTAGATAGTACATTCCGGTTTTAAGTCCACTCTTCCATGCGTAGAAGTGCATAGAAGTAAGTTTCGCCATTGTTGCTCCTTCCATAAATAGGTTGAGCGATTGTGATTGATCTATAAAATAACCTCTATGTCTAGACATATCGATAATGTCCTTCATGCTTAGCTCCCAAACGGTCTTGTACAATTCTTTAATATCTTGTGGAATGCCTTCAATATCTTGGATAGAACCATTAGCTCTCATGATATCCTGTTTTAGGCCATCATTCCAGATACCGAGATTAACAAGGTCTTCTAATAAATGCTTATTAACTACAATGAATTCACCTGAAAGTACACGTCTTGTATAAATGTTAGAAGTATAAGGTTCAAAACATTCATTATTTCCTAGGATTTGAGATGTACTTGCAGTTGGCATCGGAGCCACTAACAAGGAATTTCTTACCCCATTTTTCTTAATGTCTTTTCTGAGTTTAGCCCAGTCCCATCTACCGCTTAAATCTTCATCCTTTAAGCCCCAAAGATTATGTTGAAATTCTCCTTGACTGATAGGCGAACCCTTATAACTTTCATAAGGTCCATCTTCTTTTGCCTCTTCCATTGAAGCTGTTAAAGCCGCGAAATAAAGAGTTTCAAAAATTTCTTGGTTTAATTTTTTGGCTTCATCACATGTAAAAGGAAGACGCAGTTCTATAAACGTATCTGCCAATCCTTGCACTCCCAATCCTATTGGGCGGTGTCTAAAATTTGAGTTGGCCGCTTCCTTAACCGGATAGTAATTTCTATCGATAACCCTGTTTAAGTTTTTAGTAACTCTCTTAGTTGTTTTGTAAAGTTCTTTATGATCAAATTCTCCGTTTTTCACGAACATTGGCAACGCAATGGAGGCCAGGTTACAAACCGCTACCTCATCTGGAGAAGTATACTCCATAATTTCGGTGCAGAGATTAGAAGATTTAATGGTACCTAAATTCTTTTGGTTAGATTTTCTGTTCACCGCATCTTTATACAGCATATAGGGCGTACCAGTTTCTATCTGGGACTCTAGGATTTTTTCCCAAAGTTCCCTAGCCTTCATAGTCCTTCTTCCTTTACCTTCAGCTTCATACTTGAGATAAAGAGCTTCAAACTCCTCACTGTGGGTATCGCTAAGTCCGGGGCATTCGTTAGGACACATCAACGTCCAATCTGCATTCTCCTGGACTCTCTCCATAAACAGATCAGAAATCCACATGGCATAAAATAGGTCTCTGGCGCGCATTTCTTCTTTACCGTGATTTTTCTTAAGGTCTAAGAAATCGACTATATCGGCGTGCCAAGTTTCCATGTAGATTGCAAAGCTTCCTTTTCTTTTTCCACCGCCTTGATCAACATAACGAGCCGTATCATTAAAGACTCTTAACATTGGTACAATACCATTTGAGGTTCCGTTAGTACCAGCAATATAACTACCAGTAGCACGTACATTGTGAATCGCTAAACCAATACCACCGGCAGATTGAGATATTTTGGCCGTTTGTTTTAGGGTATCGTATATACCATCTATACTATCATCTTTCATGGTTAAAAGAAAGCAAGATGACATTTGAGGTTTTGGCGTTCCCGCGTTAAAAAGAGTTGGTGTTGCGTGAGTGAAATATTTTTTGGACATCAGCTCATAAGTTTCGATGGCCGCATCGATATCCTTATCATGAATCCCAATAGAAACCCTCATTAACATGTGCTGTGGGCGTTCTGCAATCTCTCCGTTTAATTTCAATAGATAAGACCGTTCTAGAGTTTTAAACCCAAAATAGTCATATCCAAAATCGCGATTATAGATTATAGTAGAATCCAATAAATCCTTATTCTCCATGATTGTTTCATAAACATCATCTGCCAACAATGGAGCGTTTTTACCAGTACGCGGATTTACGTAGGTATAGAGATCGTGCATAACCTCGCTAAATGACTTTTTGGTATTCTTATGTAAATTAGAGACAGAAATACGCGCCGCTAAACGAGCATAATCAGGATGTGCAACTGTTAACGAAGCCGCAATTTCTGCAGCTAGATTATCTAGTTCACTGGTAGTAACACCATCGTAAAGACCTTCGATAACTCTCATCGCTACTTTTACAGGGTCT
Encoded here:
- a CDS encoding ribonucleoside-diphosphate reductase alpha chain, producing MYVLKRDGRKEPMMFDKITARVRKLCYGLNPLVDPVKVAMRVIEGLYDGVTTSELDNLAAEIAASLTVAHPDYARLAARISVSNLHKNTKKSFSEVMHDLYTYVNPRTGKNAPLLADDVYETIMENKDLLDSTIIYNRDFGYDYFGFKTLERSYLLKLNGEIAERPQHMLMRVSIGIHDKDIDAAIETYELMSKKYFTHATPTLFNAGTPKPQMSSCFLLTMKDDSIDGIYDTLKQTAKISQSAGGIGLAIHNVRATGSYIAGTNGTSNGIVPMLRVFNDTARYVDQGGGKRKGSFAIYMETWHADIVDFLDLKKNHGKEEMRARDLFYAMWISDLFMERVQENADWTLMCPNECPGLSDTHSEEFEALYLKYEAEGKGRRTMKARELWEKILESQIETGTPYMLYKDAVNRKSNQKNLGTIKSSNLCTEIMEYTSPDEVAVCNLASIALPMFVKNGEFDHKELYKTTKRVTKNLNRVIDRNYYPVKEAANSNFRHRPIGLGVQGLADTFIELRLPFTCDEAKKLNQEIFETLYFAALTASMEEAKEDGPYESYKGSPISQGEFQHNLWGLKDEDLSGRWDWAKLRKDIKKNGVRNSLLVAPMPTASTSQILGNNECFEPYTSNIYTRRVLSGEFIVVNKHLLEDLVNLGIWNDGLKQDIMRANGSIQDIEGIPQDIKELYKTVWELSMKDIIDMSRHRGYFIDQSQSLNLFMEGATMAKLTSMHFYAWKSGLKTGMYYLRTKSAVDAIKFTLDNKKSVESVPEVVQVDSIIAQQQNVAEKTAIKFAKETAEVEPMTEEEMKALIAQAKAAEGDDCLMCGS